The following proteins are co-located in the Cryptosporangium phraense genome:
- a CDS encoding sensor histidine kinase, with the protein MPSYLRHDVALAAIVTAFAQLDLRLNLDNSQHYGSQLVSALVTLVITGVLVFRRRAPVATAVTVAVAVAGPELFTQLTFQLWGDFLPILIAAYSVARYADRKGALIGAGAAALALAVCMLRLPALRTVENLPFAIVPYLVSVVAGRGIRHRQRQHDAERGRAERLAAEREESIRAALAEERGRIARELHDIVAHCVSVMVVQAGAAEDLLDRDPEAARAPLRSVQETGRDAVGELSRMLGLLRRADLGMAATLAPQPGIAELSALVEQVRAAGLPVQMTVDGEPRPLPPGVELTAYRVVQEALTNTLKHGGPARASVAVCYADETLTIEVIDTGRSGSTGSEPVVGTGHGLLGMRERVGLYDGELTAGPRSEGGFGVKVELPLEAAR; encoded by the coding sequence ATGCCGAGCTACTTACGCCACGACGTCGCCCTTGCTGCGATCGTCACCGCCTTCGCCCAGCTGGATCTGCGGCTGAACCTCGACAACTCGCAGCATTACGGCTCGCAGCTGGTCTCCGCGCTGGTGACCCTGGTGATCACCGGCGTGCTGGTCTTCCGGCGCCGCGCCCCGGTCGCAACGGCAGTCACGGTCGCGGTCGCGGTGGCCGGGCCGGAGCTGTTCACGCAGCTGACGTTCCAGCTCTGGGGCGACTTCCTGCCGATCCTGATCGCCGCCTACTCGGTGGCCCGCTACGCGGACCGGAAGGGCGCGCTGATCGGCGCCGGCGCCGCCGCGCTGGCCCTGGCCGTGTGCATGCTGCGGCTTCCCGCGCTGCGCACGGTGGAGAACCTGCCGTTCGCGATCGTCCCCTACCTCGTGTCGGTCGTGGCCGGACGTGGGATCAGACACCGGCAACGTCAACATGACGCCGAGCGGGGGCGGGCCGAACGGCTGGCGGCCGAACGCGAGGAGTCGATCCGGGCGGCGCTGGCCGAAGAGCGCGGCCGGATCGCTCGCGAGTTGCACGACATCGTCGCGCACTGCGTCAGCGTGATGGTCGTGCAGGCCGGCGCGGCGGAGGATCTCCTCGACCGCGACCCGGAGGCCGCGCGGGCGCCGTTGCGTTCGGTGCAGGAGACCGGCCGTGACGCCGTCGGCGAGCTGAGCCGGATGTTGGGCCTGCTCCGCCGCGCTGACCTGGGGATGGCCGCGACCCTGGCCCCGCAACCAGGCATCGCGGAGCTGTCCGCGCTGGTCGAGCAGGTCCGTGCGGCGGGCCTGCCGGTTCAGATGACCGTCGACGGAGAGCCGCGCCCGTTGCCGCCCGGCGTCGAACTGACCGCCTACCGGGTCGTCCAGGAGGCGCTGACCAACACGTTGAAGCACGGCGGACCGGCCCGCGCCTCGGTTGCGGTGTGCTACGCCGACGAAACGCTGACGATCGAGGTGATCGACACGGGCAGGTCCGGCTCGACCGGCTCCGAACCGGTGGTCGGGACCGGGCACGGGCTGCTGGGCATGCGCGAACGAGTTGGCCTCTACGACGGTGAACTGACGGCCGGCCCGCGCTCCGAGGGCGGCTTCGGAGTCAAGGTGGAGCTACCCCTGGAGGCGGCGCGATGA
- a CDS encoding response regulator yields the protein MIRVLLVDDQALVRGGFRSILAGQDDIVVVGEAADGAEAIEQALLTSPDVVVMDIRMPRLDGIEATRRLFSDARLTAHVLMLTTFDLDEYVYAALRAGASGFLLKSAPPRELAGAIRTVAAGDSLLAPEITRRMIEEYVRRPRPGTRPDVERALDRLTSREREVLGLIAGGRSNAEIAAVLFLSEPTVKTHVTRILAKLGLRDRVQAVVFAYECGLVRPGSETC from the coding sequence ATGATCCGCGTGCTGCTGGTGGACGACCAGGCGCTGGTCCGAGGCGGCTTCCGCTCGATCCTCGCCGGTCAGGACGACATCGTCGTGGTGGGCGAGGCAGCCGACGGCGCGGAGGCGATCGAGCAGGCGCTGCTCACCTCCCCGGACGTCGTCGTGATGGACATCCGAATGCCCCGGTTGGATGGCATCGAGGCCACCCGGCGGCTGTTCAGCGATGCCCGCTTGACCGCCCATGTGCTCATGCTCACCACGTTTGACCTGGACGAGTACGTCTACGCGGCGCTCCGCGCGGGAGCCAGCGGCTTCCTGCTCAAGAGCGCGCCACCGCGGGAGTTGGCCGGCGCGATCCGGACCGTCGCGGCCGGCGACTCGCTGCTCGCCCCGGAGATCACCCGACGGATGATCGAGGAGTACGTGCGCCGGCCGCGTCCCGGCACCCGCCCGGACGTCGAGCGGGCCCTGGATCGGCTGACTTCGCGCGAGCGGGAGGTGCTCGGCCTGATCGCCGGCGGCCGCTCCAACGCGGAGATCGCGGCGGTGCTGTTCCTCAGCGAGCCGACCGTCAAGACGCACGTCACCCGGATTCTGGCGAAACTGGGCCTGCGCGACCGGGTGCAAGCCGTGGTCTTCGCCTACGAGTGCGGCCTCGTCCGCCCCGGCTCAGAAACCTGCTAG